CTTCGACGCGCTCACGGAGCGCATCCACCCCGCCGCGTCCCGGGTGCGCACGCTCGCCGAGCGGACCCCGGCCTCCTTCGTGGCCTTCGACGTGCTCGCCCTGGACGACGAGGCCCTCGTCGACTCGCCCCTCTCCGACCGCCGCACCCGGCTGACCGAGGCCCTGGAGGGCGTGACGGCCCCTGTCCACCTCGCGCCCGCGACCACGGACCCAGAACTGGCGCACACGTGGTTCGAGCAGTACGAGGGCGCGGGTCTCGACGGCGTCATCGCCAAACCGCTCGACCTGCGCTACCGGCAGAACGAACGCCTCATGTTCAAGATCAAGCACGAGCGCACGGCGGACTGCGTGGTCGCCGGCTACCGCTTCCACAAGAGCGGCCCCGTCATCGGCTCGCTCCTCCTCGGCCTGCACGACGACCAGGGCACCCTGCAGCACGTCGGCGTCTGCGCCGCCTTCTCCATGCAGCGGCGCGCGGAGCTGGTCGACGAGCTGGAGCCGCTGCTGATGAAGTCGGCCGCGGGCCACCCCTGGGCCGCGTGGGCGGACGAGTCCGCGCACGAGACGTCCCGGATGCCGGGCGCGCCGAGCCGCTGGTCGGGCAAGAAGGACCTCTCCTGGGTGCCGCTGCGCCCCG
This Streptomyces sp. NBC_01283 DNA region includes the following protein-coding sequences:
- a CDS encoding ATP-dependent DNA ligase, with amino-acid sequence MDLPVMPPVKPMLAKPVARIPQGMQYEAKWDGFRAIIFRDGDDLEIGSRTGKPLTRYFPELAAALLDRLPARCVLDGEIVIARAGRLDFDALTERIHPAASRVRTLAERTPASFVAFDVLALDDEALVDSPLSDRRTRLTEALEGVTAPVHLAPATTDPELAHTWFEQYEGAGLDGVIAKPLDLRYRQNERLMFKIKHERTADCVVAGYRFHKSGPVIGSLLLGLHDDQGTLQHVGVCAAFSMQRRAELVDELEPLLMKSAAGHPWAAWADESAHETSRMPGAPSRWSGKKDLSWVPLRPERVCEVAYDHMENGQRFRHTARFRTWRPDRTPDSCTFAQLEVPVRYDLADVLR